From Nerophis lumbriciformis linkage group LG13, RoL_Nlum_v2.1, whole genome shotgun sequence, one genomic window encodes:
- the ppig gene encoding peptidyl-prolyl cis-trans isomerase G: MGVKIQRSRCFLDIGIGNVLVGRIVIELFSDVCPKTCENFRCLCTGEKGIGKGTQKPLHYKGCLFHRIVKDFMIQGGDFSEGNGRGGESIYGGFFEDESFAVKHNKEYMLSMANRGKDTNGSQFFITTKPTPHLDGVHVVFGHVISGQEVVQTMESQKADPNSRPYAEVKVMNCGELVPKSKAKKHSKKKEKALSGSSSSDSGTSSESSSDTDESDKVSKKQKKRAKKLKKKQKKKEKKPEPETIEEKEQEEVVTSTVRPEEIPPVPENRFLMRRSPSIVEPEKENLEKEQRNKERPRDSFGVRHNSQSTYNRRLVMTRSGRKIKGRGPRRYRTPSRSTSRSRGRFRRSETPPHWRLELQRQRTRAVTGERWIKGDRGDMSEEKDEATNSQRRERQTSGTKLEYAHEGKKDKKARPQRSKSKEDSVEKGEKKSKQKDRKRARSKSHSKSKRSKSREKRRSKSKEKSHRHKSSDKKDRSRSKDRIVTKKEKQSESDQSKEKIKEKESNDKQKADSKTSNGEKPRTKSPSKDRNAKDVHRSSSRNREKGGRATSKDKEEKREKDRARGRESSRSTHRRHTDEKEDKRRRSRSRERGKSPDRSKTRDLHKSRRSRSKSSRRGRSKDRSMLRKDSQRRRRRRSSSSSSRSSSSSDSDRDDRRKRRKSSDSKRRRSKSTSKDRKRGNTKGKNDRKKNRSSSSSSSDSH; this comes from the exons ATGGGGGTCAAGATCCAACGTTCTCGGTGCTTTCTTGACATCGGAATTGGAAATGTACTTG TCGGCCGCATTGTCATTGAGCTGTTTTCAGATGTCTGTCCCAAAACGTGTGAAAACTTCCGATGCCTTTGCACAG GTGAGAAAGGCATTGGTAAGGGAACACAGAAACCTCTCCACTACAAAGGATGTCTGTTCCATCGCATTGTGAAAGACTTCATGATCCAAGGAGGGGACTTCAGTGAAG GCAATGGAAGAGGAGGTGAATCCATCTACGGGGGATTTTTTGAAG ATGAAAGCTTTGCTGTGAAACACAACAAGGAGTATATGCTGTCTATGGCAAACAGGGGAAAGGATACAAATGGGTCACAATTTTTCAT AACAACAAAACCAACTCCACATTTGGATGG gGTTCATGTGGTTTTTGGCCATGTGATTTCCGGTCAAGAGGTTGTACAAACTATGGAGAGCCAGAAAGCCGATCCTAATAGCAGACCTTATGCAGAAGTTAAAGTTATGAACTGTGGGGAACTTGTCCCCAAATCAAAAG CCAAGAAACACAGCAAAAAGAAAGAGAAGGCCCTGTCGGGTTCCAGTTCCAGTGACTCTGGCACCTCCTCAGAATCCTCTTCCGACACTGATGAATCTGACAAAGTGTCTAAGAAGCAGAAAAAGAGAGCCAAAAAGCtaaagaagaagcagaagaaaaaggagaaaaa GCCAGAACCTGAAACTATTGAAGAGAAAGAACAGGAAGAGGTGGTCACATCTACAGTGCGTCCTGAAGAAATACCTCCAGTCCCTGAGAATCGATTCCTTATGAGGAGAAGTCCATCGATTGTCGAGCCGGAAAAAGAGAACCTGGAGAAGGAACAGCGTAATAAAGAACGACCCAGAGACAG CTTTGGTGTGAGACACAATTCTCAGTCAACCTACAACAGAAGACTGGTTATGACACGATCTGGCAGAAAGATAAAAGGCAGGGGCCCCAGG AGGTACAGAACTCCTTCCCGGTCTACTTCAAGATCGAGGGGTCGTTTTCGGCGTAGTGAAACTCCTCCCCACTGGCGTTTAGAGTTGCAGCGCCAGAGAACGAGAGCAGTCACAGGAGAACGTTGGATTAAGGGTGACAG AGGTGACATGAGCGAGGAGAAGGACGAGGCTACTAATTCACAGAGGAGAGAACGGCAAACATCTGGTACCAAGCTGGAATACGCACATGAGGGTAAAAAAGACAAGAAAGCTCGGCCTCAGCGATCCAAAAGCAAGGAAGACTCTGTGGAAAAGGGTGAAAAGAAAAGCAAGCAGAAGGACAGGAAAAGAGCCAGATCTAAAAGCCACAGTAAAAGTAAGAGGTCAAAAAGCAGAGAAAAGAGGAGATCAAAAAGTAAAGAAAAGAGTCACAGACATAAAAGTAGCGACAAAAAAGATCGCTCAAGGAGCAAAGATCGAATTGTGACTAAGAAAGAAAAGCAGTCTGAATCTGATCAGAGCAAGGAAAAAATTAAGGAGAAAGAGTCTAATGATAAGCAGAAAGCGGATTCAAAAACAAGCAATGGGGAGAAACCAAGGACCAAGTCCCCAAGCAAAGACAGAAATGCAAAGGATGTGCACAGATCCAGCAGCAGAAACCGAGAGAAGGGTGGACGTGCCACTTCCAAGGATAAAGAGgaaaaacgagaaaaagacagagcgAGGGGCAGAGAAAGCAGTAGGAGCACACACAGAAGACATACCGATGAAAAGGAAGACAAAAGACGGAGATCCCGGAGTAGGGAGCGTGGGAAAAGTCCAGACCGAAGCAAGACCAGAGATTTGCATAAGAGCAGGCGCTCTAGAAGCAAGAGCAGTAGGAGAGGGCGGAGCAAAGATCGCTCAATGCTCCGTAAAGACAgccagaggagaagaagaagaaggagcagCAGTAGCAGCAGCAGGAGCAGCAGCAGCTCTGACAGCGATAGAGACGATAGACGCAAGCGCCGCAAGAGCTCAGATTCCAAACGGAGAAGATCCAAAAGCACCTCCAAAGACAGGAAAAGAGGCAACACTAAAGGCAAGAATGACCGCAAGAAGAATCGCTCAAGCTCTAGTTCCAGCTCTGATAGCCACTGA
- the cfap210 gene encoding cilia- and flagella- associated protein 210 isoform X2, with protein MSSVVQHGRRRGSSKSAEDITQLPDLHQITVLSKADWLRIQDQTNRVDKEKERLMEAKRQREFLHHKSKEMAKLWPNTLAGQRQKKLEAKKIRDQMEEDKRKLIDKEEAKYREEMRREALAKAKKQLYYQTERVTGLHRALLLTEVLKEREAQMELKQRRTSASKEMDKEYVEMMKARDAEDYKREQEKVQRRRLERQAVAENLKKQIEENQLAKERQKLETKKDGEEIQRHQELYQWELKMEEETQAKQKSDFMLTQLEHLTQRDISKAEDIEKTEAEEAQRKLFLSAKEKMVKLRREKEKELLKEVQNHREKIMDKLIVAQQEQTDQKEQKVAEAVAEQDSKKMQQKWEEDERRTAMMKSITSHREHMVQEMEQHYLMRKEEERESLEAKKKDDRMFSEEQKLKMKNIQHDLQKLQDFNASQMVEKQARQHQLKRAEHKFEAENLQLFAEEEEVFKKYSLEVVQAAADAQRKVLPLYKAVRDGAACGPSFTRARPRYLVQDMSGAEMPKYVSDSTRNIKKIHDVVNIEEAKKRLGFTW; from the exons CAGAAGACATCACTCAGCTTCCAGATCTCCATCAGATCACCGTTTTAAGCAAAGCCGACTGGCTAAGGATCCAGGACCAGACGAACCGTGTGgacaaggagaaggagcgcctGATGGAGGCCAAAAGGCAAAGAGAGTTTCTCCACCACAAATCCAAAGAGATGGCCAAACTGTGGCCCAACACCCTCGCT GGTCAAAGGCAGAAAAAGCTGGAAGCAAAGAAAATCCGCGACCAGATGGAGGAGGACAAAAGGAAACTGATTGATAAGGAAGAGGCCAAATACAGAGAGGAAATGCGCAGAGAGGCCCTTGCAAAGGCAAAGAAGCAGCTGTACTACCAGACAGAGCGAGTGACAGGACTTCAC CGTGCACTCTTGCTAACAGAAGTTCTGAAGGAAAGGGAGGCCCAAATGGAGCTAAAGCAAAGAAGAACAAGTGCTTCCAAAGAGATGGACAAAGAATATGTGGAGATGATGAAGGCCAGAGATGCTGAGGATTATAAAAGAGAGCAGGAGAAAGTACAACGGAGAAGATTGGAAAGGCAGGCTGTTGCAGAGAACCTAAAGAAGCA GATTGAGGAAAATCAGTTGGCAAAAGAGCGGCAGAAGCTCGAGACCAAAAAGGATGGCGAAGAAATCCAACGCCATCAAGAGCTTTATCAGTGGGAGCTGAAAATGGAGGAAGAGACGCAAGCCAAGCAGAAGAGTGACTTCATGCTAACTCAGCTG GAGCACCTCACTCAGAGGGACATCTCAAAAGCGGAAGATATAGAAAAAACAGAGGCAGAAGAGGCCCAAAGAAAACTTTTCCTGTCTGCAAAGGAGAAAATGGTGAAGTTGAGGAGAGAGAAAGAAAAGGAGTTGCTCAA AGAAGTCCAGAATCACAGAGAGAAGATCATGGACAAACTGATAGTGGCTCAGCAGGAGCAGACGGATCAGAAGGAGCAGAAGGTGGCCGAGGCGGTCGCAGAGCAGGATTCAAAGAAAATGCAGCAAAAGTGGGAGGAGGATGAGAGACGGACGGCAATGATGAAGTCAATTACATCACATAGGGAACACATG GTCCAAGAAATGGAGCAACATTACTTAATGAGAAAGGAGGAGGAAAGAGAATCGCTGGAGGCAAAGAAAAAAGATGACAGAATGTTCTCAGAGGAACAGAAACTGAAAATGAAGAACATCCAGCATGATCTTCAAAAGTTACAAGACTTCAATGCAAGCCAGATG GTAGAAAAACAGGCCAGGCAGCATCAATTAAAGAGAGCAGAACACAAATTTGAAGCAGAGAACCTACAGCTCTTTGCCGAAGAAGAAGAAGTGTTTAAGAAGTACTCATTGGAGGTGGTCCAAGCAGCAGCTGACGCTCAGCGCAAAGTCCTTCCACTTTACAAGGCTGTGAGGGATGGGGCCGCATGCGGTCCCAGTTTTACCCGGGCAAGACCTCGCTACCTTGTTCAGGATATGAGTGGAGCTGAAATGCCTAAATACGTCTCAGACAGCACCCGGAACATCAAGAAAATCCATGATGTTGTAAATATTGAAGAAGCAAAGAAAAGACTTGGGTTTACATGGTGA
- the cfap210 gene encoding cilia- and flagella- associated protein 210 isoform X1, giving the protein MSKRPKLSGAQGRKKRKEEEEKREKTEVAAEDITQLPDLHQITVLSKADWLRIQDQTNRVDKEKERLMEAKRQREFLHHKSKEMAKLWPNTLAGQRQKKLEAKKIRDQMEEDKRKLIDKEEAKYREEMRREALAKAKKQLYYQTERVTGLHRALLLTEVLKEREAQMELKQRRTSASKEMDKEYVEMMKARDAEDYKREQEKVQRRRLERQAVAENLKKQIEENQLAKERQKLETKKDGEEIQRHQELYQWELKMEEETQAKQKSDFMLTQLEHLTQRDISKAEDIEKTEAEEAQRKLFLSAKEKMVKLRREKEKELLKEVQNHREKIMDKLIVAQQEQTDQKEQKVAEAVAEQDSKKMQQKWEEDERRTAMMKSITSHREHMVQEMEQHYLMRKEEERESLEAKKKDDRMFSEEQKLKMKNIQHDLQKLQDFNASQMVEKQARQHQLKRAEHKFEAENLQLFAEEEEVFKKYSLEVVQAAADAQRKVLPLYKAVRDGAACGPSFTRARPRYLVQDMSGAEMPKYVSDSTRNIKKIHDVVNIEEAKKRLGFTW; this is encoded by the exons CAGAAGACATCACTCAGCTTCCAGATCTCCATCAGATCACCGTTTTAAGCAAAGCCGACTGGCTAAGGATCCAGGACCAGACGAACCGTGTGgacaaggagaaggagcgcctGATGGAGGCCAAAAGGCAAAGAGAGTTTCTCCACCACAAATCCAAAGAGATGGCCAAACTGTGGCCCAACACCCTCGCT GGTCAAAGGCAGAAAAAGCTGGAAGCAAAGAAAATCCGCGACCAGATGGAGGAGGACAAAAGGAAACTGATTGATAAGGAAGAGGCCAAATACAGAGAGGAAATGCGCAGAGAGGCCCTTGCAAAGGCAAAGAAGCAGCTGTACTACCAGACAGAGCGAGTGACAGGACTTCAC CGTGCACTCTTGCTAACAGAAGTTCTGAAGGAAAGGGAGGCCCAAATGGAGCTAAAGCAAAGAAGAACAAGTGCTTCCAAAGAGATGGACAAAGAATATGTGGAGATGATGAAGGCCAGAGATGCTGAGGATTATAAAAGAGAGCAGGAGAAAGTACAACGGAGAAGATTGGAAAGGCAGGCTGTTGCAGAGAACCTAAAGAAGCA GATTGAGGAAAATCAGTTGGCAAAAGAGCGGCAGAAGCTCGAGACCAAAAAGGATGGCGAAGAAATCCAACGCCATCAAGAGCTTTATCAGTGGGAGCTGAAAATGGAGGAAGAGACGCAAGCCAAGCAGAAGAGTGACTTCATGCTAACTCAGCTG GAGCACCTCACTCAGAGGGACATCTCAAAAGCGGAAGATATAGAAAAAACAGAGGCAGAAGAGGCCCAAAGAAAACTTTTCCTGTCTGCAAAGGAGAAAATGGTGAAGTTGAGGAGAGAGAAAGAAAAGGAGTTGCTCAA AGAAGTCCAGAATCACAGAGAGAAGATCATGGACAAACTGATAGTGGCTCAGCAGGAGCAGACGGATCAGAAGGAGCAGAAGGTGGCCGAGGCGGTCGCAGAGCAGGATTCAAAGAAAATGCAGCAAAAGTGGGAGGAGGATGAGAGACGGACGGCAATGATGAAGTCAATTACATCACATAGGGAACACATG GTCCAAGAAATGGAGCAACATTACTTAATGAGAAAGGAGGAGGAAAGAGAATCGCTGGAGGCAAAGAAAAAAGATGACAGAATGTTCTCAGAGGAACAGAAACTGAAAATGAAGAACATCCAGCATGATCTTCAAAAGTTACAAGACTTCAATGCAAGCCAGATG GTAGAAAAACAGGCCAGGCAGCATCAATTAAAGAGAGCAGAACACAAATTTGAAGCAGAGAACCTACAGCTCTTTGCCGAAGAAGAAGAAGTGTTTAAGAAGTACTCATTGGAGGTGGTCCAAGCAGCAGCTGACGCTCAGCGCAAAGTCCTTCCACTTTACAAGGCTGTGAGGGATGGGGCCGCATGCGGTCCCAGTTTTACCCGGGCAAGACCTCGCTACCTTGTTCAGGATATGAGTGGAGCTGAAATGCCTAAATACGTCTCAGACAGCACCCGGAACATCAAGAAAATCCATGATGTTGTAAATATTGAAGAAGCAAAGAAAAGACTTGGGTTTACATGGTGA
- the cfap210 gene encoding cilia- and flagella- associated protein 210 isoform X3 — protein sequence MSSVVQHGRRRGSSKSEDITQLPDLHQITVLSKADWLRIQDQTNRVDKEKERLMEAKRQREFLHHKSKEMAKLWPNTLAGQRQKKLEAKKIRDQMEEDKRKLIDKEEAKYREEMRREALAKAKKQLYYQTERVTGLHRALLLTEVLKEREAQMELKQRRTSASKEMDKEYVEMMKARDAEDYKREQEKVQRRRLERQAVAENLKKQIEENQLAKERQKLETKKDGEEIQRHQELYQWELKMEEETQAKQKSDFMLTQLEHLTQRDISKAEDIEKTEAEEAQRKLFLSAKEKMVKLRREKEKELLKEVQNHREKIMDKLIVAQQEQTDQKEQKVAEAVAEQDSKKMQQKWEEDERRTAMMKSITSHREHMVQEMEQHYLMRKEEERESLEAKKKDDRMFSEEQKLKMKNIQHDLQKLQDFNASQMVEKQARQHQLKRAEHKFEAENLQLFAEEEEVFKKYSLEVVQAAADAQRKVLPLYKAVRDGAACGPSFTRARPRYLVQDMSGAEMPKYVSDSTRNIKKIHDVVNIEEAKKRLGFTW from the exons AAGACATCACTCAGCTTCCAGATCTCCATCAGATCACCGTTTTAAGCAAAGCCGACTGGCTAAGGATCCAGGACCAGACGAACCGTGTGgacaaggagaaggagcgcctGATGGAGGCCAAAAGGCAAAGAGAGTTTCTCCACCACAAATCCAAAGAGATGGCCAAACTGTGGCCCAACACCCTCGCT GGTCAAAGGCAGAAAAAGCTGGAAGCAAAGAAAATCCGCGACCAGATGGAGGAGGACAAAAGGAAACTGATTGATAAGGAAGAGGCCAAATACAGAGAGGAAATGCGCAGAGAGGCCCTTGCAAAGGCAAAGAAGCAGCTGTACTACCAGACAGAGCGAGTGACAGGACTTCAC CGTGCACTCTTGCTAACAGAAGTTCTGAAGGAAAGGGAGGCCCAAATGGAGCTAAAGCAAAGAAGAACAAGTGCTTCCAAAGAGATGGACAAAGAATATGTGGAGATGATGAAGGCCAGAGATGCTGAGGATTATAAAAGAGAGCAGGAGAAAGTACAACGGAGAAGATTGGAAAGGCAGGCTGTTGCAGAGAACCTAAAGAAGCA GATTGAGGAAAATCAGTTGGCAAAAGAGCGGCAGAAGCTCGAGACCAAAAAGGATGGCGAAGAAATCCAACGCCATCAAGAGCTTTATCAGTGGGAGCTGAAAATGGAGGAAGAGACGCAAGCCAAGCAGAAGAGTGACTTCATGCTAACTCAGCTG GAGCACCTCACTCAGAGGGACATCTCAAAAGCGGAAGATATAGAAAAAACAGAGGCAGAAGAGGCCCAAAGAAAACTTTTCCTGTCTGCAAAGGAGAAAATGGTGAAGTTGAGGAGAGAGAAAGAAAAGGAGTTGCTCAA AGAAGTCCAGAATCACAGAGAGAAGATCATGGACAAACTGATAGTGGCTCAGCAGGAGCAGACGGATCAGAAGGAGCAGAAGGTGGCCGAGGCGGTCGCAGAGCAGGATTCAAAGAAAATGCAGCAAAAGTGGGAGGAGGATGAGAGACGGACGGCAATGATGAAGTCAATTACATCACATAGGGAACACATG GTCCAAGAAATGGAGCAACATTACTTAATGAGAAAGGAGGAGGAAAGAGAATCGCTGGAGGCAAAGAAAAAAGATGACAGAATGTTCTCAGAGGAACAGAAACTGAAAATGAAGAACATCCAGCATGATCTTCAAAAGTTACAAGACTTCAATGCAAGCCAGATG GTAGAAAAACAGGCCAGGCAGCATCAATTAAAGAGAGCAGAACACAAATTTGAAGCAGAGAACCTACAGCTCTTTGCCGAAGAAGAAGAAGTGTTTAAGAAGTACTCATTGGAGGTGGTCCAAGCAGCAGCTGACGCTCAGCGCAAAGTCCTTCCACTTTACAAGGCTGTGAGGGATGGGGCCGCATGCGGTCCCAGTTTTACCCGGGCAAGACCTCGCTACCTTGTTCAGGATATGAGTGGAGCTGAAATGCCTAAATACGTCTCAGACAGCACCCGGAACATCAAGAAAATCCATGATGTTGTAAATATTGAAGAAGCAAAGAAAAGACTTGGGTTTACATGGTGA